AATTGAGGAAACTGTGCTGAGATGACTTCAAATTGTTCCCAGGAGTCTTCAAAAGCTGGCAATCCCTTCCATCGAATAAGAACTTCTGTACCTGCCTGTCCAGCTTGAGCGGAGGAGCGAACACTACGCACTTCGAATGGTTCTACCAGTAACTCCATATCCGAAGAAAGGTTTCCAGGAATAGTTGGAAAGGATGTGTGTTTTCCTACTGCTTTCTTCAGCTgagagacatggaaaacatcgTGAATCTTGGACGTTGAAGGTAACTTGAGTCGGTAAGCCACCTGGCCAATTTGCTGAAGTATCTCAAAAGGACCATAAAATCGCGGCGCTAACTTTTCATTGGGCTTGCGAGCAAGGGACTGTTGCCGATAGGGTTGCAACTTGAGATAAACAAGGTCCCCAATTGCAAAAGAAACATCACGACGTTTAGAATCTGTAACTTGCTTCATTTTTTGCTGAGCGCGAAGCAAGTGAGCCTTCAATTCTGCTAATATAGCATCACGTTGACGCAATTGTTGGTCGACTTCCATATTTGCAGCAGATCCTAACTCATATGGAACCAATGGAGGGGGATCACGACCATAAAGGGCCTTAAACGGCGACATACCAGCAGATGTGTGGAAAGAAGTGTTGTAGCTATACTCAGCCCACGGTAACCATGTCCACCAACGAGAGGGTTTATCCATAGAAAAGCAACGCAAATATGTTTCTAACCCCTTATTTACAATTTCAGATTGACCATCCGTTTGTGGATGGTAAGCAGAACTACGACGCAGTTCAGAGCCTTGCAAAGTAAACAGCTCACGCCAGAAAAGGCTCATGAAAATTTTATCTCTATCTGAAATAATGCTACGAGGTACACCATGTAATCGGACTATTTCACGAACAAATATAGTGGCCACAGAAGGTGCTGAAAAAGGGTGCTTTAACGGAATGAAATGAGAATATTTTGTTAAACGATCCACCACCACTAATATAGAATCATATCCTTGAGATTTAGGCAATCCCTCTATAAAATCCATTGTAATATCTTCCCATACCTGATTTGGAATCGGTAATGGCTGTAGAAGGCCAGCTGGAGACAGAGCTTCATGCTTGCTGCGTTGGCAAATGTCACAGGCAGCCACAAAATTCTGGACAGAACGTTTAATTCCTTTCCAGTGAAATTCTGCAGACAAGCGTTGATACGTGCGGCGAATCCCAGCATGTCCACCAACCACCCCACAATGATATTCCTGAAGCAATAAAGGAATATAAGGAGATTCAGATGGTAAGACTAGCTTACCATTGTACCGTAAATGACCTCCAACTAAAGAATAAGCAGGATATAGCTTTGGATCTTTTTGTACGCATTGCTTAATATTGGAGAGAAAGGGGTCATCAGCCACATGCTCCTGGAGCTCAGAAAAATCTAGAATAATTGCAGCCGAGAGAGCTGCCAATGAAACCTCTGCCGGCATCCTTGAAAGGGCATCCGCAGCATTGTTGGTTTTCCCAGGCTTGTACTGAATTTCAAAATCATAACTCATTAGCTTCCACAACCATTTCTGATGTTCACCATCAACCACTCGTTGGTCGAGTAAAAATTTCAGGCTACGTTGATCAGTGCACACTATGAAACGTCGACCAATAAGGTAAGGGCGCCACTTCTTAATGGCGAAAACAGTTGCCATCAACTCTCTTTCATAAACAGATTTGATGCGCGCACCTGAGCTAAGTTTGTGGCTGTAAAAAGCAATTGGACGGTTTTCTTGCATAAGAACAGCCCCTAAACCAAAACCCGATGCATCAGTTTCGATCACAAATTTCTTGGAAAAGTCAGGTAATGCAAGCACCGGTATGTTGATCATGGCCTCCTTAAGCTGTTGAAAAGCTGATGTGGCTTCTTCGTTCCATCTAAATGAATCCTTTCTGAGCTGTTGAGTCAAAGGCCAAGCAATTTTGCTGTAATCTTTCACAAAGCGACGATAGTACCCTGTCAAACCGAGAAAACCACGCAAAGCTCGAAGTGTTTTGGGCTGTGGCCAGTCCACCATGGCCTGAATTTTGGAAGGATCTGCTGAGACGCCTGTCTTGTCAATGACATGGCCTAGATACTCAACTCTTGTTTGCGCAAAAACACACTTCTTCGAATTGGCATAAAGTTTATGAGCACGCAAGGCTGAAAAAACACACTGTAAATGGTACAAGTGAGTCTCTACTGTTGGGCTGTAAACAAGGATATCATCAAAGAAAACCAGAACAAATTTTCGGAGATATTCACGAAAAACCTCATTCATCAGGGACTGAAAAGTGGAGGGGCCATTTGTGACACCAAACGGCATCACTAGGAACTCGTAATGTCCTTCATGAGTACGGAAGGCAGTCTTGGGAATATCCTCAGCTCGAACACGTATTTGGTGATACCCCGATTTAAGATCTATCTTGCTAAATACTGTAGCCCCATGTAGCTCATCTAATAATTCTTCAATGACTGGTATGGGAAATTTGTCTGGCACAGTAGCTTGATTTAGGGCCCGATAATCCACGCAGAAACGCCAACTACCATCTTTCTTTCTGACTAGCAAAACCGGACTTGAGAAAGGACTTACACTTGGCTGAATGATACCAGCAGCCAACATTTCAGCAACCAAGCGTTCTATCTCATCTTTTTGAATCTGTGGATATCGATAAGGACGAACTGAGATGGGTGTCGTGCCATCTTTAAGAACAATAGCATGATCCCTGTTTCTGCTTGGAGGTAGGCCTAAAGGCATCTCAAAAATATCATTGAACTCCTTTATTAGACTAGAAACTGCAGCAGAAATTGGGGTTGGTGGAATATAGACCTTGTCAGTTGCATCTTTATGAGTAATTTGCCCCAGTTCTAAGAGAATACCTTGCCCACCATGTTGCACAGTCCGCACCATAGCATGCAGTGAAACTTGAGCTTTACATAAGGCAGGATCACCACGCAATTGTACTCGCACACCACCAATCGAGAATTTCATAGTTGAAGTAGCCCAATTCATGTACGATTCACCCAAGGATGCTAGCCACTGGTACCCTAATATCACCTCTGAATTTCCTAGCTGAAGCGGGAAAAAATCAGCAAGGACATCAAACTCCGGAAGATGTAAGCATACTTGTCGACATATTCCAGCAGACTTGATTTCATCTCCTGTCCCCAAGGAGACTCCAAAGTCTTTAGTATGCGATAAAGGCAACTCTAATTCAGCCACCAATGATgaagaaataaaattatgtgATGCTCCAGAATCAATAAGAACAATAACTTCTCGCTCACTAATCCGACCACGAACTTTCATGGTGTAAGGAGCAGATAGTCCTACCAATGAAGAGAGTGAAAGCTCCATAGATGAAGGGTCAATCTCAGTAGCTAAATCTGTCGTGTAAACTTCTTCTTCATGCTCCTGGGATTCGTTAACAAGCTCATCTTCATTTACCCACAGAACCTGTAATTCCCTGTTCTTGCAACGATGTCCGGGCCCAAATTTTTCATCACAACGAAAGCAGAGACCTTTTTCTCTCTTATCTTGCATTTCTGCTTCAGTTAGTCGTCTAAACTTTGAAGTAGTTGTTGTCTTGGCAGGAAGGACTGATGTGGTGGAGGGAGACCCGATGGAAAGTGGTCGAACAACATTCCGAGAGAAATTAGTCCCTGATGGACTAGAAAATTTCTGGACAGCCTGTCCCTTAGAAAGAATTGATCCACCTTGGAAGTGTCGTATGGCTGCATTTTTATCCTCAATTTGTTGGGCAGTGCGCATCATCTTGGACAACCCCAGAGGCTCCATTAGTCTCAATTCAGCCCTTATATCAGCTTGAAGCCCTTTCCTGAAAATACTTTCCAACACCGACTCTGGTAATTCCTTTAAAGGGGCAGAAAGTACCTCAAATTGGCGACGATATTCACGTACGGTTGTGGTTTGTTGAAGAGAGAACAATTGATCATGAAGAGCACCCACTTGTGTAAGTTGGAACCGCTCCAACAATTGTAATTTGAATTCCTCCCAGCTGCGAAAAGGACGACGACCCTCCTCATAATAGTACCATGACAAGGCATCACCTTCCAAACACACCACTGCAGATCGGAGCTTCTCTGCAGATGACATGTTATTAAGCTCAAAATATCGTTCTGCACGAAACAGCCAACCTTCGGGATTCTCGCCTTCAAACACAGGCAATTCTAGTCGTCGTGGTAATGAATCCAACGTGGCTCCTGATTGACTTGGATGTGGCTGTGAACTTTCAAGAGCAGACGCAGACCGTCCAGTATTCTCAGGACTATAGCTATCTATTTTTTTAAGTACGGAAACCATACTTTCTTTGAGGAAAGGAATGTCGTTTTGAAATTTTTCCATATCCCACTTCTGAAATTCTGCTTGCATTGCTGCAATTCTTTTCTCCAACTCGTCGACTCGATTGTCAACTTGTTTCGCACCTGTCATTGCCCCAAGATCGGagatgctctgataccaaatgttATGACCCTGCCCTGCTGAGAGTGTATgtaatagatatatatatatatatatatatatatatatatatatggactcCAGGAACCTTTTATTGATCAGCAAACATACTATAACATAGGTGATATTCGAGAGATCACCAGCTCTCCTCAAACATACTTTCAATCTAAATTTCGTGATACCTTAAACATGCATGCTAACCTTCTATATATAGTCTATAATCAACCCAATCCCTGCCCCGAGATTGTAGCTGAAACTTTATTAAGTCCTAAAAATCCTCCTCCCAGATCTGTAATGAAAAGGGAAGTCAATTACTCCATAATTCTCTCCTCTCCTGATTCAAAACAGATTTGTACTGATAAGCTCCCACCAATTATTCCCAGGATTATTGTTTCTTACGTCTGACATAAGTAAAATGAGTAGGGGGCCTAACAGTTTCCTgtccaattttattaaaaaaaattaaggaaCAGCTCATTATAGATTGTCACTTCCCATTTATTGGTTAGAATCTGGAAAGCAGGGATACTTTAGTTCACTGAATAACTGCGTGGGGGATGCTTTGCAGTGCAGCGGAGTGCGTACATGATACACCACGTGGCGTATAGGAGAAGTCGGAGATGGGGATAGGGGGGGTGCGGGAGTGGCATGTTTCGTGATTTTTTAAAACCTTTTTTTCCAAAGCTTAAACTCAACTTCTACTGAGCATGACATTGCTTATAGGACCATGGCCGTGTTTGGAAGTTGGCGGTTTGGgaaaaaattagaggtttggggtgagttcgaggtttgaccatttcaatccgctaatgatagtgtttgatagttagcggattggAATAGAGGTTTGgactcaaaaagctaattttcaaaaagctattttgaggagctttttggtTAGCGGTTTTGATATGTGTCATAAAAAGCTAATGAAACatctatttaccaaacagttttacacgAAAAcactaattcaatccgctagtcaaaacatctatttcaatcagctagtcaaaacatctaattcaatccgctaacagctaattcccaaacagggcccATATGTTAACTCCTGCTTAACTGACCAAAGAGGTAATCAAAACAAATGAACAAATttgaatgctcagcaagtaatacaAACCAGGTTAAAGGGATGAACAAGAATATTggcaatatatgatatattgatgAAGAAAGATAAATGGTAGAAATGTTCAGATTTAGTGAAGTAAATGAAGCAGCCAGGGACATCAACTACATAATATTGGAATATATTTCAAAGTAATTTCTGGTCTGTTCAATTTAATTTCTCCGCACTTTCTAGTTTTTGCTCTTATATATGCGTTTCATTGTCACTTGATATATATGCAGTATATAAACTATTCCATAATGAATTAATGATAGTTCATCCATCAGTTATTAGTTACTGTGCTGTTTATGTCTTCTGATTTCTTTTGATCTTCTAATTTGTAAAGCACATCAACGCGATGGCAGAAATAAAGCTTGCTAAATTCGGTTGTGTTGATATGGACTTTGTGCTTGGAGTGGGTGGTTATGATCTTGACAGGTGACAGACTAtgtttttaatatctttttaaaaaaaatatttgtatttttctttAGCTTTTGTCTAACAAAGCTAAATTGAATTGCATATACATGTCCTCCCTAATAGATTTCATAATTGTTTTATTTGTACCTTTTTAAATTCAGTTCTAATTCACAATtaacttcttgtttcattattgtgGAGCCAATGTTTAGAGTTGAAACCTTTTGTAAGGTACCCCTTATAGATTAGCCGTTTCACAgctaataaaattgattttgcaccttgaaatttgaaaaaagaaCATACTGCAATGTCACTTTACATAGTGAGAAGATTAGAAGTAAGCTGCACAGTGGTAGCATTGGGTATGGTTTTGACTGTTAATTTCTGAGATCATAAATATCAGAGTTCACTCATCAAAGGGGACACAAGCAACGGTTGGGTgtgtttataattatatgtaaataaaactatttgtgtttgtttttccAGAATTAATTCTATGGTTCAAGGAGATGATCATGCAGCCCAGCGACATGAAGCTAGTCATGGTAGTAGTGCAATCAATTTTATTTCTCTCATCCTTCATttgttaaaaagtaaaaatgaattatttggGTGGGTGCCAATTCAAcaataattactccctccatcccagaTTACATGTCCCTTTCaaaaatttcacacatattaagaagttTTAGATGTTATAGTCTTTTTTAATGTACCCACATTTATTACATTAAGTTATAGTAGTACTATAAGTAGGCTACATTAGAAATGACAAAAGGGGTAATTTGGAAAATTGTTGAGAAATACacattgaaagaagagagggacaactGATTTGGGAGAAGAATACTGTTCAAAAGGGACATCTATGatcggacggagggagtaccatattggtttttttttttaattgttattaGTGTTAAGCTTGCTTCCAAAGTCATTCAGATTTCTTAGCAGCttgtaatttttcaaataaattactCTGTTAAATAGTAATTTTCCTTGTAAAACGATTTGAGGTAGTGATTTGCATGCGTGCTGAATTTCTTGAACTTCTATTTCTAATCTTCACGAGACTAGTTGATCTTCAAAGTGAATTTCTAATATTGAAATACTGCTATTGCAGATCTGTACTTCTATCATTCATAAATTGTAATCCTCATTGCAAAAAATTGATGATTCCAAGTGTATGAGATGAAAATATgtccattttttttgtttgccaTCTGAATACCTAGAAACATAATCTTCTTTGAAAATTATGTTTCAATATTTGTTAGAGAACTTCAGTGACTCTACTCATTTTACGTTTGGTTAGTAAAACATagtaatgaattttattttacagAGAACCACAACGGAAATcatcatcaccaccaccaccatgaTCATGTCCATGATTCTTCGGTGTCCAGCGTTAGTATTGTATGTGAGGGTACCCTAGACCTTGACGAGGTATGTTACTTATTGTTTTACATGGTGTTGATCTATATTATCGTTCACTATCTCCATAAAACTTACTAGGGGTTTCCATGTCGATAAAGAATGCCCATGATGTTCCATAGGCTTAGATACATGCACAAGGCTTGCAATTTGGCTTAGACCCAAGTGCACTCGGGTCTGAGCTGAAACAAAGGGGGTAAAAAGAGAATATAGGATGTGATATCTTCTTATTCTGCCAGCGTATTTTTATAAGAATAACCGTAGTTATATGTTCTTTGTCGAACAAATAGAAGAGGGAGGACGGAGTGAAGAAAAGGTAGGCCTAAGTAGTCATTGAAATGTCCATTGTTTTGTCTCCTTGTATCTATTTTCTGCAGGATGCTGTATACTATATCCTTGCATATTAACTactgttttataatataatatcagtTATGCACCCACTAAGAATATGCTACTACAAATTGTCTACACACgcacatatgtatgtatgtatctatATATTCATTTTTGGTCTACTCTATATAGCTTTTTGTAATTCTATATTTTGGTAGCAGTAGAGAATTAATTTGGTTCATTGGGGATAACTTGTAGCAATATAGATGCCATTGTAAGAGCCTTGTGGTTAGTGTTCTAACAGTCTGCCAGTGTCTCAAGTCGTTGAGATGACATGATAACTACAATTTCTTTTTAAGAATATAACCATAATCTTTTACATGGTTCCTATCTCTGCTGCGTGTATCAATCTGATGGTTACCATTTAGAACATTTTTGAACCATTAATTATCAGATGAGGGTCCGCTTTGCATGCCCTTTTCCCTGTAGTGTATAAACATGGCAAGCAGGTGGGAGAATGGAGAATGGCAATTTTTGCCTTAATTAATTGAAATATCCATTCTACATGATTGGTTAAGCACTAATTTCGAAACACTCTTATGCACATAATTCTTACTCCCCTCTTTGTCTATGATATAGCTGGATGATTGGCTTGAGAGGCTGATTGAAGAGAAAGGAGAGGACTTGTACAGAATGAAAGGTGTCTTGTCCGTGAATGGCTCCTCAGAACGATATGTCTTTCAGGTATTCTCTTTTCTTCAAGTTCTATCTCTTTTGTGGTCTTTTTGTTTGCTTCTGCACCAGCATTATGAACCATTCACGATTCTTTAGGGGGTGCACTCGACTTTGGATGGTTCCCCAGGCAAAACATGGGAACCAGAGGAGAAACGGATAAACAAGATTGTTTTTATAGGAAGGCACTTGGATGAAACTGCCCTCAGGAAAGGATTCAAAGGTTGTTTAGTATGAGTATCGGGTCAAACGGAAACTACATAAATACCTCCACCTTGAAAATACCCATTGGCTTAGTCGATGTATTACTTGCCAACTGTCTTTAATCGAAGGCTTGAAAAGACATTATAATCAATTTAGTGCTATACTGTTACTATATACTAATGCAAATCAGCTATATATTCGTACCATATCGAAAGGAGAAACGTAGCGAGGCATATCATCGTGCTCGACACAATAGCACTCTGGAGTTCACCAGAATTTTTCTAGAGAGGTGCTCAAATTTTTAACACGGTATCTTTTGTCCAGTGCACGAATAAAATTCACCTGTGAGAAACTTTCGATAAATTGACAAATTGACAACCGAAgtataattgataaattgataaaatattttataaaaattaatcaataaattataaatcttcGAAACATAACCCCTTTCTAACAAATTTAaggttttttccttttttttgtcaaacaaatataagttattctatattattattaaacttctaaaatatattgtacTTACAATCAAgctaaatgaaaataaataattttgaattctTTTCCCTTAAGTAATAGGAAATGAATGTTTGGAGAAAAGTGAGTTGATTCACATGTGGCTTCAAAATGCTGTTATCTTCTACTCCAACAGCTTTGAGGTTTCCAAATATGGCGGTACCCTCCTTGACATTTCCCAAGGTAACCAACTGATTCATCAACCCATTTTATATATTGTGGCCTTACTCAATTATTCAGTAAATATTAATCCATATGCAGGGTTTTGAATTTAGAAGCTTTGAGTCAAAGCAAAGTGTGAGTCTGAGAAAGGTGGTTTCATGTTCAGTTTCTGGGGATAGTGGTGCTTCAGTTGGGAACTATAATGTCCCATTTCCTACTGACTATGATCAACTTCTTCAACAAGTCAGTTTCTGTTTCGCTATTTAATTATCGTATATGCTATTTTTATCATGCCATGTCCTACACCTGACAGCTAGGGGAACTTGACATGTCTTTTGACCGGACAATCTTAACAAAACTAGGTTTCGAGTAAGGGGGGATATTAATGCATAACCTTGGTAGATATCTACATATTTTTTTCCCTATCACTTACGATTTTGGTGGAGTTGGTAACTTTAACATCGCCTCACCTACCTCCCTGCAACGCAAGGCGAGAGAGTAGATTGTTTGGACTCTGAGTTTACTGGCACTGGCAGATGAGAGTCTGAGCTTAAGATTTTTAGCACCAACATCCCAATCCTACCCTTCTTGTGAATGAAAACAACAACTTATTGCAAGTTACAGTTTCTAACTgcactatactatactatactcaTTTAAAGTTAAAGGGTTGATtaaaatcatgttcaagagcaaAAGGCAACATCTCTAAACTGATTATGTCCGGAGGATGATCCCTAGTATTTAATGGCTCAAATTGCTTTTTCAGTTATGAAATCGATAATTTTGCTGCCTTTTTTGTTGAATCATAcctttagttttattttattcttcttcCATGATTGGTATCTCTGCTTAATTTAGAAATTTGGCCTCATATTTGGATTACAGGCTAGAGAAGCAAGTGAATTGGCTTTGAAGGATAGAAAACAATTGATGGTTTGtctttattattttcttcatCTTACTTGAGAAGAAAGTTTTATATAGAAGAACAAAGTTCTCTGTAAATTTTGGTAAGAGCTTGTGACAACAATAATCTGCAACAGGAGATTGAATTTCCTACAGCTGGACTGGATTCTGTGCCAGGTTATATTACTACCAATCTCTGTTCTAAatgtcggtgattaatcaccgattaatccttgttccgtaactcgccgaactgattatatctccgattaatcaccgatcaacccgattaatccccgatcaattcaattaatctccgattaatccttttCCATGACTCcaccgattaagtctgattcccgctttttacaacactgctagCAAGTATTCGATTTCCCCTCGACCTTTCTATAGTCACTGCCTTTCTTTGTCGCGTATTCTTACTTTTTGTTGTGCAAATGATTCTTTTACTAGTCTTGTATTATCATACTATTTTATCTTCACTATCAGGTGATGGGGAAGGTGGTATTGAAATGACTGGAAGCATGCAATTGATTCGTGAGTTTTGTGACCTCTTCATAAAATCCGAGAAAGTTATACGCACCAGAATAGTATGTCTAAGAATTTTAAGAACTCCCAtaactttatttatatattcctGAACTATTAGAAGTGCTTCTTAGTCTGTCTTATTAATAGAATGTGATCCATTTGTGGGCGTAGAATTTAATACCTTAAGGATTTGGAAGGGATGGTCATTTACATGGTTCAAACCCTTCTGTCcctaatatttttcaattttttgttcCTAACTATAAAAAAAGCCTGTTCTCTGTACATGGGTGGGTGTCTCCTGCATAACTTGTTAATGTACATTTTTCTCCTTCGTATCATGTGTTATGGCACTATGATATGATTTACTGGATTTCTCAACACACTTTTCCAGTAGTTTTGTCTGACCACATTCTTGTACAACTCTACATATACCCACAGTTTTTTCCTGAGGCCAATGAAGTGACCTTTGCAAGAGGGTCAGTGTTCGAAGGAGCTTCTTTCAAATTAGACTATCTGACAAAACCATCATTTTTTGAAGATTTTGGTTTCACTGAAAAGGTCAAGATGGCAGATCGTGTGAAGCCAGAAGATGAGctatttgtagttgcatatccATATTTTAATGTCAATGGTAATCTCAGAATCCACGATAAATTTCCTTTTCAAGTATGCATGCCATGAAGTGTAATTTACATCATTTCTTTTATCAAACTCAGAAATGCTTGTGGTGGAAGAATTGTACAGAGAAGCTGTGATAAACACTGATCGCCAAATGATCATATTCAATGGTGAACTTGATCGTATTAGATCTGGCTGTATCCTTGGTCTATCTGGgataattgttataaataaacatatggcgcaaagttaaaattttaaatatttgttttaactcTGGAATTCAATTGAAACTACTGGGTACCCAGTAGTCAACACAATTATCGTTTAAGGTAGTTCAAATTAGACTACTTGTCATTCTTATCCTTGTGATGTGCTGTTGCATTATGTTGTTAGTTAAAGTGTAGTTTTTATGGTTTACTTTTGTTTGTATAGTTCCTCAAGAAATTGATATATTGACTGTAAAGTTTTAAACTTTAGATATGAGGATTAAGTATCAGTATCATAATTTTCCTTCTCATTAAGTTTTGGTGTCTGTCTTTGTAGGTAGAAGAAACAAGCTCTTCTTGTAAATAGCATGTGCTAACCTATTTGTAAGAAAATAGTTTATCCTTGATTTGTATAGATTATCCGGCATTCTTTTATCCAAAGCTTGCAGCACTTACAAAAACACTCTTTCCGAAGATGGAAACTGTATATTACATCCACAACTTTAAAGGTCGAAATGGTGGAACCCTTTTCAGGTGTGCTAGTGAGACACTTGGTATATCTTGATATATATAGAACAATATATCACACACGACTCTGGCTGTGTGTTTGTGTGGAAAGCCTCTAGTCTAGTTACTGCCTGGATTCTTTTTTAGGGAGATTTATTGGGTTTTAGCTGCTAAACATCCAACTAAACTCATCATCAGTTTGATACTCGCAATGTTTTTTTTCTTGTGGATATTCTTAAGGTCTTACCCTGGTCCTTGGAAGGTGCTCAGAAGAGTTGGTAACAAACATATATGCTTGCATGAACAAGACAGCATGCCGACTTTAAAGGAAGTTGCCTTAGATATTCTTCCATCAGCTTAAATCTTCTGGTAAGCTTTCAGATTTTGTACAAATTCAGATATAAAGGTCGAGCTCATTCTGCATGTAAAAATGTGGATCCTCATTCATGACTTCTTAAAAAATGGACTTGCAGTGAATACCGATATCTTGTTTTCCAAAGAAAAGGAGAATAGAGATATTCTGCAGGATTCTGAAACATCAACGATCTTTGACATTTGGTATTATGTGATCTTGAATGTTGATTTCGATGCTTTTAGTTGGCTTTCTCTGTATGGTAAATGTCGATTTCCTGCTTTCAGTTAGCAGTAGAATCAACATATGCATATGGAGGTATCTGAGCAGAAAAGTTTGCTTCTTTAACAGGAATTCAAGTTGGATCAGGGTCAATTAAGTTCTGATCAacttaaatggaatcttctgcaGATTGTTTAAAGTGAATTTGCTCATGTTGATTctattttttgtat
This genomic window from Daucus carota subsp. sativus chromosome 7, DH1 v3.0, whole genome shotgun sequence contains:
- the LOC108196134 gene encoding protein LPA3 isoform X1, translated to MLLSSTPTALRFPNMAVPSLTFPKGFEFRSFESKQSVSLRKVVSCSVSGDSGASVGNYNVPFPTDYDQLLQQAREASELALKDRKQLMEIEFPTAGLDSVPGDGEGGIEMTGSMQLIREFCDLFIKSEKVIRTRIFFPEANEVTFARGSVFEGASFKLDYLTKPSFFEDFGFTEKVKMADRVKPEDELFVVAYPYFNVNEMLVVEELYREAVINTDRQMIIFNGELDRIRSGYYPAFFYPKLAALTKTLFPKMETVYYIHNFKGRNGGTLFRSYPGPWKVLRRVGNKHICLHEQDSMPTLKEVALDILPSA
- the LOC108196134 gene encoding uncharacterized protein LOC108196134 isoform X2 — protein: MLLSSTPTALRFPNMAVPSLTFPKAREASELALKDRKQLMEIEFPTAGLDSVPGDGEGGIEMTGSMQLIREFCDLFIKSEKVIRTRIFFPEANEVTFARGSVFEGASFKLDYLTKPSFFEDFGFTEKVKMADRVKPEDELFVVAYPYFNVNEMLVVEELYREAVINTDRQMIIFNGELDRIRSGYYPAFFYPKLAALTKTLFPKMETVYYIHNFKGRNGGTLFRSYPGPWKVLRRVGNKHICLHEQDSMPTLKEVALDILPSA